TTTCATTCATATACACTCCACTTATTACTCTATTTCCTCTCCAAATTCCTTTAGCTGATAGCAACAAACCAAAACGTGCCGCATCTCTAGCTGTACTCCAATAAATATTTCTATCATCTTCCTCTATCCATTCTCCATTCATACCTGTTACAGTTTCTAGCTTTTGATCTGTAAAATCATTGTAAGTAAGTCCTGAAGTATTTTCTATTACACTTTTTAACACTGTTGATGTTCCTGTGTGATAAAACCATTGTTTACCTGCATCAACTCTATATTTAAAACATTGTGGTGTATAACAGTTTAGGTTAACATTCGTACGGAAACCCGTGGTCATTGTTAATTGATTCTTAATCGTAACCAAATTTTCCTTTTCTAAAGGTAAATCTGTCCATCCTGCTCCTAAATGATCTGAAGTTTTATCAGAAATTGTTAATAATCCTTCACCTTGAGCTATTCCAATTAAACTAGCTGTTAATGTTTTTCCAGCGGAAGCCCAGTACCATCTAGAATCTCTTGTAAATGCTCCTGTATTTTCAAAATTAGCTCCCCAGTATTCTTCAAAAACGATTCTTCCTTCTTTTAAAACTATAAGTGCTCTTGTCTCAGAATCTTCTAAAAAAGAGTATAAATCGGGAACTTCAGCTGTATTCCACCCTAAACTTTCAGGTGAAACAGTCTCCCATTCACTATTATCATTTAATGGGAAGTAATTGGTGTCTCCAAATGTTATGCTTGGCTTATTACAACTAACAAAACACAACATAAGAGATAGAAATAAAGTTATTATTAGTTTTCTCATTACTTATGGGGATTTAAGAATAGTTAGCTAATTTAGAAACAATTTATCATTAATAATATTGTAACTCTTAACTAAAATGTTCCCAATCTTTCCAAACTACTTCCAAACCTTGATCTTTTAGCATCCTAGTTATCTCTTCTGTACTACGTTCATCTGAAATCTCGAACTGTTCTAAAGACTGAGGTTCAACAGCGTATCCACCAGGATTTGTTTTCGATTCTGCACTCATAGAAGTGATTCCTAATTGTACAATATGATTTCTGAAGATTTCATTTTCACGAGTAGAAATAGATAATTCTACATCTTCATCAAACAAACGATACGCACAAATTAACTGTACCAAATCAGCATCTGTCATTTCTACTTTAGGTTCTAATCCTCCAGAATGCGGTCGTAATCTTGGAAAAGAAATGGAATATTTTGTTTTCCAGTATGTCTTTTGTAAATATTTTAAATGTAATGCCGTAAAGAAGCTATCTGCTCTCCAATCTTCTAATCCGAATAAAGCTCCTAATCCGATTTTATGAACTCCTGCTTTTCCCAAACGATCAGGTGTATCTAATCGGTAAGAGAAGTTAGATTTCTTTCCTTTCGGATGATGTTTTTTATACTCTTCTCTATGATATGTTTCTTGATAAACTAAAACTGCATACAATCCATTTGCTATCAATAACTCATATTCATCTTGATCTAAAGGTTGAACTTCAATAGTAATATTCGAAAAATGTGGCTTTATTAATTGAATTGCATTATTAATATAATCTACACCAACCGTACGATTCGCTTCTCCTGTAACTAATAAAATATGATCGTAACCTTTATTTTTTAAGAACTCTACTTCTTTTAAAATTTCAGCATCTGTTAACGTTCGTCTTGGAATCTTGTTTGTTAAACTGAATCCGCAATACGTACAAATATTCTGACATTCGTTACTTAGATACATCGGAGCATACATTTGAATTGTATTTCCGAAACGTTTTTTGGTTAACTGATTACTCAACTGAGCCATTTGCTCAATATAAGGTTTTGCAGCAGGTGAGATTAAAGCTTTAAAATTTTCTAAATCTCTTTTATCAGAAGCCAAAGCTCTTTCTACATCAAGAGATGATTTAGAAAGAATGTCTTTCATTACTGAATCCCAGTTGTAATTATCGAATATATCTTCAAAGCTTTTGGCTTTTGGCTTTTGGTTCTTAGTTGTTTCTTTTTGTATCATTTTAGTTTTTGATAAAGAGAGTTCAACATTTTTCTAATTATAATCACCTCTTTACTTAAAATATCAAAATCTTCAACTGATAGGTATGCTATAGATTTTGAGAACTCTAATAAGTATTCTACTTCGGCTGACGATCCAGAAGCTATATTTATAAAGTAGGCAAATTCTTTTTCAGAATTTCTACTAGCTCCTTCAACTAAATTTGTTGGTATAGACAATGATGCTCTTCTAAGTTGAGAGATAATTCCAAACTTTTCTTCTGAAGGAAATATTTTAGTTACCTCATAAATTTTTAAAGCAAGTTGGTGAGATTTTTTCCAAACCTCAAGGTTTTTATAATTTCTCATAATAACTCAAATAGCTAACAGCTAGAAGCCATGACTAACTCAAAAACGAAGTCAATGGACTACTTGCTTCTGCATGTTTTTTTACTGGAGCTAATTTTGCTTCGTAAGCTATTCTACCAGCTTCAACAGCCATTTTAAAAGCTTTTGCCATTGCTACTGGATTTTGAGAAACTGCTATTGCTGTATTTACCAAAACTGCATCTGCTCCAACTTCCATGGCATGAGCCGCATGTGAAGGTGAACCGATTCCTGCATCTACAACTACAGGAACATTAGATTGTTCTACAATAATCTCTAAAAACTCTAACGTTTTTAATCCTTTGTTACTTCCTATTGGTGCTCCTAATGGCATTACACATTGTGTTCCTACCTCTTCTAATCGCTTACATAAAACAGGATCAGCATGAATGTAAGGCATTACAATAAATCCTTTTTTCACTAACTCTTCAGCTGCTTTTAATGTTTCTATAGGATCTGGTAATAAATATTTTGGATCTGGATGTATTTCTAATTTCACCCAGTTTGTCTCTAAAGCTTCTCTAGATAATTCAGCTGCAAAAACTGCTTCTTTTGCATTTCTTACTCCTGAAGTATTTGGTAATAAATTGATTCGTTGAT
This genomic stretch from Tenacibaculum jejuense harbors:
- a CDS encoding serine hydrolase domain-containing protein encodes the protein MRKLIITLFLSLMLCFVSCNKPSITFGDTNYFPLNDNSEWETVSPESLGWNTAEVPDLYSFLEDSETRALIVLKEGRIVFEEYWGANFENTGAFTRDSRWYWASAGKTLTASLIGIAQGEGLLTISDKTSDHLGAGWTDLPLEKENLVTIKNQLTMTTGFRTNVNLNCYTPQCFKYRVDAGKQWFYHTGTSTVLKSVIENTSGLTYNDFTDQKLETVTGMNGEWIEEDDRNIYWSTARDAARFGLLLSAKGIWRGNRVISGVYMNEMINTSQGINESYGYLTWLNGKSSIVFPGIQTITLRPLSPEAPEDTFAALGKNGQTIAVVPSEDIVVVRFGDEPNQGQLSINYFNDLWEKINKIIN
- the thiH gene encoding 2-iminoacetate synthase ThiH; its protein translation is MIQKETTKNQKPKAKSFEDIFDNYNWDSVMKDILSKSSLDVERALASDKRDLENFKALISPAAKPYIEQMAQLSNQLTKKRFGNTIQMYAPMYLSNECQNICTYCGFSLTNKIPRRTLTDAEILKEVEFLKNKGYDHILLVTGEANRTVGVDYINNAIQLIKPHFSNITIEVQPLDQDEYELLIANGLYAVLVYQETYHREEYKKHHPKGKKSNFSYRLDTPDRLGKAGVHKIGLGALFGLEDWRADSFFTALHLKYLQKTYWKTKYSISFPRLRPHSGGLEPKVEMTDADLVQLICAYRLFDEDVELSISTRENEIFRNHIVQLGITSMSAESKTNPGGYAVEPQSLEQFEISDERSTEEITRMLKDQGLEVVWKDWEHFS
- a CDS encoding four helix bundle protein; the encoded protein is MRNYKNLEVWKKSHQLALKIYEVTKIFPSEEKFGIISQLRRASLSIPTNLVEGASRNSEKEFAYFINIASGSSAEVEYLLEFSKSIAYLSVEDFDILSKEVIIIRKMLNSLYQKLK
- a CDS encoding thiazole synthase; its protein translation is MSSLQIADKTFTSRLFTGTGKFSSSELMRDALLESESELVTVALKRVDVQNEEDDILTHLNHQRINLLPNTSGVRNAKEAVFAAELSREALETNWVKLEIHPDPKYLLPDPIETLKAAEELVKKGFIVMPYIHADPVLCKRLEEVGTQCVMPLGAPIGSNKGLKTLEFLEIIVEQSNVPVVVDAGIGSPSHAAHAMEVGADAVLVNTAIAVSQNPVAMAKAFKMAVEAGRIAYEAKLAPVKKHAEASSPLTSFLS